A window from Bacteroidota bacterium encodes these proteins:
- a CDS encoding MBOAT family protein, producing the protein MFDIDFGKLLQQLVYDEKNPLMFNSGFFFYFFTIFLLFYLLIHKHKLTRVIVFTVFSLYFFYKACGWYVGFILIAAVFDFNLSNAIWNSKTQLRKNALLVFSILTNLGLLFYFKYTNFFIEIVNEIGAGQLDPLKLALPVGISFYTFENLSYTIDVYRGHFKPVSSFWDYCFFLSFFPKLMMGPIVRAADFIPQIRQDIRVTQEDVGAGLYLILSGLFRKVVISDFIWLNYGQYIFDDPSKHSGVECLLGVYCYALRIYCDFSGYSDMAIGMARWMGFKIPANFRSPYQSANITEFWRRWHISLSAWLRDYLYIPLGGNRKVVIGAAITGSLFFGGAAVWAGIEFVQKQHVWPLVVLLCVLALLVVPALVTRKRESFAASLNQLLTMLIGGLWHGASWNFLFWGFLHGIALGLDKLRLKILPVSNHPLRRFLGVLLTFHIVCFAWIFFVCEDFTQASAVITQITGNFAPETFVATLTGYWPVMVVMAIGFILHFVPERVEEKVQLMLGRWPSYGRVLLLIGFIWMVIQMKQAEQLLPIYLQF; encoded by the coding sequence ATGTTTGATATAGATTTCGGCAAACTGCTTCAGCAGCTCGTGTATGATGAGAAAAACCCGCTCATGTTCAACAGCGGTTTCTTTTTCTACTTCTTTACCATTTTCCTGCTTTTTTATCTGCTCATCCACAAACACAAACTCACCAGAGTCATTGTGTTTACGGTGTTCTCGCTTTACTTCTTTTACAAAGCCTGTGGCTGGTACGTGGGCTTTATTCTCATAGCTGCTGTATTTGACTTCAACCTTTCCAATGCAATATGGAACTCGAAAACGCAGCTTCGGAAAAATGCCTTGCTGGTATTTAGTATCCTCACCAACCTCGGGCTGCTGTTTTATTTCAAGTACACCAATTTCTTTATCGAAATTGTAAACGAAATAGGGGCCGGACAACTCGATCCGCTCAAGCTGGCCCTGCCTGTAGGCATTTCGTTTTACACATTCGAGAACCTGAGTTATACAATAGACGTGTATCGCGGGCATTTCAAGCCGGTAAGCAGTTTCTGGGATTACTGCTTCTTCCTTTCGTTTTTCCCGAAACTGATGATGGGCCCCATTGTGCGCGCCGCCGATTTTATTCCGCAAATCCGCCAGGATATCCGCGTTACGCAGGAGGATGTGGGCGCAGGGCTTTACCTGATTCTCAGCGGACTTTTCCGCAAAGTGGTAATTTCAGACTTCATCTGGCTCAACTACGGCCAGTACATTTTCGACGATCCGTCGAAGCACAGCGGCGTGGAATGTTTGCTGGGCGTGTATTGCTATGCCCTGCGTATTTACTGCGATTTTTCGGGTTATTCGGATATGGCCATCGGTATGGCGCGGTGGATGGGCTTTAAAATTCCGGCCAATTTCCGTTCGCCTTACCAGTCGGCCAACATTACCGAATTCTGGCGGCGCTGGCACATATCGCTTTCCGCCTGGCTGCGCGATTACCTGTACATTCCGCTGGGCGGCAATCGTAAAGTGGTTATTGGTGCAGCCATTACCGGGTCGCTTTTCTTTGGCGGGGCAGCGGTTTGGGCAGGCATTGAGTTTGTGCAGAAGCAGCATGTATGGCCGCTTGTGGTGCTGCTGTGTGTGCTTGCGTTGCTGGTGGTGCCCGCGCTGGTCACCCGCAAGCGCGAGAGTTTTGCCGCCAGTCTCAATCAACTCCTAACCATGCTCATTGGCGGCCTCTGGCACGGTGCCTCGTGGAATTTCCTGTTCTGGGGCTTCCTGCACGGCATTGCGCTCGGGCTCGATAAATTGCGGCTGAAGATTTTGCCGGTGAGCAATCATCCGCTGCGCCGCTTTCTGGGTGTGCTGCTCACGTTCCATATTGTATGCTTTGCCTGGATTTTCTTCGTGTGCGAAGATTTTACGCAGGCCTCGGCCGTCATTACCCAGATCACCGGCAATTTTGCCCCGGAAACTTTTGTGGCCACGCTTACAGGTTACTGGCCGGTAATGGTGGTTATGGCCATCGGTTTCATCCTGCACTTTGTGCCCGAACGGGTGGAGGAGAAAGTGCAGCTTATGCTGGGCCGCTGGCCTTCCTACGGCCGGGTGTTGTTGCTCATTGGTTTTATCTGGATGGTGATTCAGATGAAACAGGCAGAGCAGCTGCTGCCCATTTATTTGCAGTTTTAG